Proteins encoded in a region of the Benincasa hispida cultivar B227 chromosome 2, ASM972705v1, whole genome shotgun sequence genome:
- the LOC120071045 gene encoding glycylpeptide N-tetradecanoyltransferase 1, with protein MEDNNSSPGSPKENPDQENEAGQITKDDSSLENMVRRIQDSMSIGKRHKFWETQPVGQFKDIGDSSLPDGPIEAPTPLSEVKQEPYNLPSSYEWTTCDMDSEETCLEVYNLLKNNYVEDDENLFRFNYSKEFLGWALRPPGYFPSWHIGVRAKASKKLVAFISGVPARIRARDDVVKMAEINFLCVHKKLRSKRLAPVMIKEVTRRVHLENIWQAAYTAGVVLPTPITTCQYWHRSLNPKKLIDVGFSRLGARMTMSRTIKLYKLPDSPATPGFRKMELRDVPAVTRLLRNYLSQFVVAPDFDETDVEHWLLPKESVVDSFLVESPDTHEVTDFCSFYTLPSSILGNQTYSTLKAAYSYYNVSTKTPLLQLMNDALIVAKQRDFDVFNALDVMENESFLKELKFGPGDGQLHYYLYNYRIRHALKPSELGLVLL; from the coding sequence ATGGAGGATAACAATAGTTCTCCAGGATCTCCTAAGGAAAACCCAGATCAGGAAAATGAAGCAGGTCAAATTACTAAGGATGATAGCTCATTGGAGAATATGGTTAGGAGGATTCAAGATTCTATGTCCATTGGCAAAAGGCACAAATTCTGGGAAACTCAACCTGTTGGACAATTCAAAGACATTGGGGATTCTAGTTTGCCTGATGGGCCAATTGAAGCACCAACTCCATTATCTGAGGTCAAACAAGAGCCTTATAATCTTCCTAGTTCCTATGAATGGACAACTTGTGATATGGACAGTGAAGAGACTTGTCTTGAGGTGTACAATCTCTTGAAGAATAATTATGTCGAAGATGATGAAAATTTGTTTAGATTCAACTATTCCAAGGAATTTCTTGGTTGGGCTTTGAGACCTCCAGGATACTTCCCAAGCTGGCATATTGGTGTTCGTGCTAAAGCTTCTAAGAAGTTGGTTGCTTTCATCAGTGGTGTCCCTGCTAGAATCCGAGCACGCGATGATGTTGTGAAGATGGCAGAGATCAATTTCTTGTGTGTTCATAAGAAGCTTAGATCTAAGAGACTTGCACCTGTTATGATCAAAGAGGTTACAAGGAGGGTTCACCTGGAAAATATATGGCAAGCAGCTTATACAGCTGGAGTTGTTCTTCCAACTCCAATAACAACTTGCCAATACTGGCACAGATCTTTAAACCCAAAGAAACTCATTGATGTTGGGTTTTCAAGGCTTGGGGCAAGGATGACAATGAGTCGGACGATTAAACTTTATAAGTTACCAGATTCACCGGCTACCCCCGGCTTTCGAAAAATGGAACTTCGTGATGTCCCTGCTGTTACTAGGTTGCTTAGAAACTACTTGAGCCAGTTTGTTGTTGCACCAGATTTTGATGAAACCGACGTCGAGCATTGGCTTCTTCCCAAGGAGAGTGTTGTCGACAGTTTCTTGGTTGAGAGTCCAGACACCCATGAAGTCACTGACTTCTGCAGCTTCTATACTCTTCCTTCATCCATTCTTGGAAACCAAACATACTCAACCTTGAAGGCAGCTTATTCATATTACAACGTCTCCACCAAAACTCCATTGTTACAGTTGATGAATGATGCTCTTATTGTTGCAAAACAGAGAGATTTTGATGTCTTCAATGCATTGGATGTCATGGAGAATGAATCCTTCCTGAAGGAACTTAAATTTGGTCCAGGTGATGGGCAACTTCACTATTACCTGTATAATTATCGGATTCGACACGCGTTGAAACCAAGTGAACTTGGCCTTGTACTGCTATAG